The following proteins come from a genomic window of Legionella cherrii:
- the epmA gene encoding elongation factor P--(R)-beta-lysine ligase, translated as MWQPSASIEYLRQRAELLTKIRHFFTERGYWEVETPIMARYGTTDVYLSNIKARFRDETYCLQTSPEYHMKRLLAAGSGSIFQIARVFRDDELGRWHNPEFTLLEWYQLGIDHHALMDEMDLFLQMVMHSKSMIRKTYQHAFLEACDVDPFTATIPQLRQTLVRFDLDNVLPAQEEDRDQYLFLLMSHVVEPCLGKENAPVAVYNFPASQAALAKINDGVAERFEVYYQGVELANGFHELTDADAQAKRFVEDQKLRSEKGLPSVAADHYLLQALKHGLPSCSGVALGVDRLVALALKQPEIAKIISFDFTRA; from the coding sequence ATGTGGCAACCTTCAGCATCCATTGAGTATTTGCGCCAACGGGCAGAACTATTAACAAAAATACGGCATTTCTTTACTGAACGCGGTTATTGGGAAGTTGAGACGCCAATTATGGCCCGTTATGGCACAACGGATGTCTATCTCAGTAATATCAAAGCAAGGTTTCGTGATGAAACCTATTGCTTACAAACTTCCCCTGAATACCATATGAAACGTTTGCTTGCGGCAGGAAGTGGTTCTATTTTTCAAATAGCGCGGGTATTTCGCGACGATGAATTAGGCCGCTGGCATAATCCAGAATTTACTTTGTTAGAATGGTACCAACTAGGTATTGATCATCATGCATTGATGGATGAAATGGATCTGTTTCTGCAAATGGTGATGCATTCTAAATCCATGATCAGAAAAACCTATCAACACGCTTTTCTTGAAGCGTGCGATGTGGATCCATTTACCGCAACAATCCCACAACTTCGTCAAACATTGGTGCGCTTTGATTTGGATAATGTATTACCTGCTCAGGAAGAGGATAGAGATCAATATCTGTTTTTACTGATGAGTCATGTTGTAGAGCCCTGTTTAGGAAAAGAAAATGCGCCAGTTGCTGTGTATAATTTTCCAGCATCACAAGCTGCTTTAGCAAAAATTAATGATGGAGTTGCAGAACGTTTTGAGGTCTATTACCAAGGAGTGGAATTAGCGAATGGCTTTCATGAGTTGACTGATGCTGATGCTCAGGCAAAACGCTTTGTTGAAGACCAAAAGCTAAGAAGTGAAAAAGGTCTTCCCTCCGTAGCCGCAGATCACTATCTTTTGCAGGCTTTAAAACATGGATTGCCTTCATGCAGCGGCGTGGCTTTAGGTGTTGACCGGTTAGTGGCTTTAGCCCTAAAACAACCGGAGATTGCTAAAATTATTTCTTTTGATTTCACTAGAGCCTAG
- a CDS encoding cysteine desulfurase, which yields MDALDIHAIRNDFPVLNQKINDFDLVYFDNAATTQKPKAVIEAISRYYEHDNSNIHRGVHTLSARATEHYEAARSKVKRFINANSPNECIFVRGTTEAINLVAQSLVAPRILPDEEILITHMEHHSNIVPWQMVCKKTGAKLQVVPISLDGEILLEEFAKKLNKNTKFVAIAHASNALGTVNPVKEMIKMAHDYGAEVLLDGAQAIPHLPVDVQDLGCDFYAFSGHKLYGPTGIGVLWGKEELLNAMSPYQGGGEMINYVTFDATEYAAIPHKFEAGTPNIAGVIGLGAAIDYLESLDMEAIIAYETQLLDYATAGVRSVGGFNIIGTAQQKVPVVSFVHGTIHAHDVGTILDSEGIAVRSGHHCAMPLMDFYNVAATSRISLSFYNTREEIDRCIKVLHRVKEVFA from the coding sequence ATGGACGCTTTGGATATTCATGCAATTCGTAACGATTTCCCTGTACTCAACCAAAAAATAAATGATTTTGATTTAGTTTATTTTGATAATGCGGCAACGACTCAAAAGCCTAAGGCAGTGATTGAGGCTATTTCTCGTTATTATGAGCACGATAATTCGAATATCCACCGCGGTGTTCATACCTTAAGTGCCAGAGCCACAGAGCATTATGAAGCCGCTCGTTCCAAAGTAAAGCGCTTTATCAATGCCAACTCCCCAAATGAATGTATCTTTGTTCGCGGCACAACCGAAGCAATTAACTTGGTTGCGCAAAGTTTGGTTGCACCGCGTATTCTACCGGATGAAGAAATTTTAATTACCCATATGGAACATCATTCCAATATTGTTCCTTGGCAGATGGTGTGCAAAAAAACAGGGGCAAAACTGCAAGTTGTGCCTATTTCTCTGGATGGTGAAATTTTATTAGAAGAGTTTGCCAAAAAATTAAATAAAAATACTAAGTTTGTTGCGATTGCTCATGCTTCTAATGCCTTGGGTACTGTTAATCCAGTAAAAGAAATGATTAAGATGGCCCATGACTATGGTGCTGAAGTATTACTAGATGGTGCGCAAGCTATTCCTCATTTGCCTGTAGATGTGCAAGATTTGGGATGTGATTTTTATGCATTCTCAGGGCATAAATTATATGGTCCTACGGGTATTGGTGTTTTATGGGGTAAAGAAGAGCTCTTGAATGCCATGTCTCCTTATCAGGGAGGAGGCGAGATGATTAATTACGTGACCTTTGATGCAACAGAATATGCGGCTATTCCGCATAAATTTGAAGCAGGCACGCCGAATATTGCGGGTGTCATTGGGTTAGGCGCCGCTATAGATTATTTAGAATCTTTGGATATGGAAGCAATTATCGCTTATGAGACACAGTTACTAGACTATGCAACTGCTGGGGTTCGGTCTGTGGGCGGATTTAATATAATTGGAACTGCTCAGCAAAAAGTACCGGTTGTTTCTTTTGTGCATGGAACAATCCATGCTCATGATGTGGGTACTATTTTAGATAGCGAAGGAATTGCAGTACGCAGCGGCCATCATTGTGCTATGCCATTAATGGATTTTTACAATGTTGCTGCTACGTCACGAATTTCCTTGTCCTTTTATAACACTAGAGAGGAAATTGATCGATGCATCAAAGTATTGCATCGAGTTAAAGAGGTATTTGCATGA
- a CDS encoding SUF system Fe-S cluster assembly protein, with the protein MFGFKKKQDSELLKEAITNALREIYDPEIPVNIYDLGLIYDISIDDEAHVTIQMTLTTPGCPVAQTFPGTVEQAVNKVDGVRDCTVELVWEPPWTQERMTEAARLELGIFY; encoded by the coding sequence ATGTTTGGTTTTAAGAAAAAACAAGATTCAGAATTGCTGAAAGAGGCCATTACTAATGCGCTTAGGGAAATTTATGACCCTGAAATTCCTGTTAATATTTATGATTTGGGTTTAATTTATGATATATCCATTGACGACGAAGCCCATGTTACCATTCAAATGACTTTAACCACTCCTGGTTGTCCTGTTGCTCAAACTTTTCCGGGAACAGTAGAACAAGCAGTCAATAAAGTTGACGGGGTTCGTGATTGTACTGTGGAGTTAGTCTGGGAGCCGCCTTGGACCCAGGAGAGAATGACTGAAGCAGCACGTCTTGAATTGGGAATTTTTTATTAA
- the sufU gene encoding Fe-S cluster assembly sulfur transfer protein SufU, with product MSAELRELYQEIIIDHNRNPRHHYEMKDATVQANGFNPLCGDKLTVYAKIEEDLITELSFLGCGCAISQASASLMTDSLKGKTIEEAHELFHRFHHMLTQNEEGQLLQMDKLMVLAGVKAYPARVKCATLAWHTLEAALNKDSNVVKTE from the coding sequence ATGAGTGCTGAACTGCGTGAGCTTTATCAGGAAATCATTATCGATCACAATCGCAATCCACGTCATCATTATGAGATGAAAGATGCAACGGTGCAGGCGAATGGTTTTAATCCTTTATGCGGTGATAAATTAACGGTTTATGCCAAAATCGAAGAAGATTTGATCACTGAGTTAAGTTTCTTAGGATGTGGTTGCGCTATATCCCAAGCCTCGGCTTCCTTGATGACCGATTCTTTAAAAGGGAAAACCATAGAAGAGGCGCATGAACTGTTTCATCGTTTTCATCATATGTTGACACAAAATGAAGAGGGACAGTTGCTTCAGATGGACAAGTTAATGGTTCTTGCAGGAGTGAAGGCTTATCCAGCCCGGGTAAAATGCGCTACTTTGGCTTGGCATACATTAGAAGCGGCATTGAATAAAGACAGTAATGTAGTGAAAACGGAATAG